GTGGGGCTGATCCTCAGTGTTTTCGCCGCTATCAGCGTCGCGCCGGCCGACATCGCACTTCTCGCGGTGGCAGTCGTCTCCACGCTCATCATGATGCTCGCACTAGGGGCGGCGACGGCCGGTGTGACGAATTCTCCCGAGCACGCCCAAGTCACCTCGCTGCCGCTGAGTCTGGGCGTCATTGCCGTGGCGAGCTGGGTAGGAGTCACCGGGACCGAGAGCCTTACCTGGGTGAAGCGACTGCTGCCGGGCGGGTCGGCTACGGAACTCGTCGTCAACGCCTGGAACGGCGGGGCGGATCTCTCCGACGCACTGCTCCTGCTGGGACCAATCGTCGGCTGGGTGGCAGTGGCGATTGCTCTGGCCTCGAGGCTGTTCCGGTGGGAGCCGCGTCGATGAATGTCGGTGCTGCGGTGACCATGGGCGATTCAAAGGTCAATGGCACCACAGTTTCGTCTCGACGCTTGAACAACGTTGTCATAGGGTGCGCTCGGATTCGACGAGGGCTCGGGCTTGTGGGGCGACTTCCTGACCGAAGCGGTTCAGGTCGACGGGTTCGTCGGAGGTGAGGATGAATCCCGAGACGCCGAACTGCAGGGCGAGGTCGGCGATCTGTTCGGCCCAGGTGGCAGAAGTTCCTTCGAATAGCCCACCTCCGTTGCCGCCGTCGGTGAATCGGCCGCTGATGTTGAGGGCGCGGATGATCGCGGTGGGTTCGCGGCCGGCGCCGGCGGCAGCCTCATCGATCTGATCGTTCATCGGGCCGAGCGATTTCGGCCCGTCAGGCAGGTAGCCCAGGGAAGGCAGCCATCCATCGGCGACCCGGCCCGTGAGCCGGAGCATCCGGGGCTTCAAGGCCCCGATGTGGATCGGTATCCGGTGAGCGGGCGCGGGCCCTCGCTTGGCGCCGGTCAGGCGGTGGAACTCGCCCTCGATCTTCAGCGGGGCGGACTCGTCGGTGTCCCACAGCCCCCGGATCACCCGGATGGCCTCTTCCAGCGCGCGCACGGACTGCGCGGGCTCGAGTCGTCGGCCGCCCATCGCAACGATGGCATCCCAGAATGCGCCGGCGCCGAGACCCAGTTCGACACGCCCGCGGCTGAGCCGGTCCAAGCTCGCGGTGGCTCGGGCCAGCACGGCAGGGGGGCGCAACGGAAGGCACATCACGTTGCCGCTGAGTCGGATTCGCTCGGTGCGTGCGGCGGCGTAGGTCATCAGAGTCCAGGTGTCCTGGAATGCCGGCTGGTAGGGATGGTCCTGAAAGCTGACAAGGTCGAGCCCGGCCCCCTCGGACGTCACCGCCAGCTCGACCGGCGCCTCGGGCGGGTGAGCGGCGGGCGTGATGAAGCTGCCGAACCACAGGTCGTGGCCATAGTCGGTCATGTGTTGTTTCCTCTGGGCTGGTCGGTGGTAGGTGCGGGGGCGAACGCCGGCGGCCCGATCAACATATTCATCACGATGTTTATGATGCCTCCACTCTGTCAAGGCTGGTCACTGCGCCGTCGGCGAACGCCGAACGCTCCCGCATGGGACGTCGTCGCCGCGATGGCAGCCAGCAGCGTCGTAGGGGAGGACGAGAAGAAACGGCGGGTTGTGATGCTCGCCGATCGCGAACACGTCCATACCGACCTCTTCGGTCTTCGCCGCGATCCGCAAAATCGCGTCGATCCGCTCCGCCTCGCTCGGCGTCACACCCGAGACCGGGTCGCGAGTGATGTCACTGACCGAGAAGACTCCGAATTGCATTAAGGCCCCTGACTATTAGCACGATCAGCGAGGCGGGGGTTGGTCACCATCGCCCGTAGTGAGGTCCGTCGGGGAACTCTTCGACGATTGCGTCGTCGGGAATGAAGTCGTTGTCGCGCGGACTCTTGTATTCGCGGGACATCTCGTAGGCGATTTCGCGGACGATCTTGCCGGCCTCCATTTCGAAGAGGTGGACAAGGCGCATGCTGATTCGGTCGCCCTTGGTGAAGCCGAGATTGGGCATTTCGTCACCGACGACGGTCAAATCCGCGATCTGGTCGTCGAAGACGAACGTCTCGGTGGCGTACCGCCGCAGCGTAGTGGTCTTGTTGTAGTGAACCGTCCGGAAGATCGCCATGTACGCCTCTTTGATCTCGGCGGGATCGCTGTACACCATTCCGCGAAAAGGGGCTTCCCAGACAATATTTGGGCCGTAGAGAGCGATGGCTTTGTCGACCGTTTCCGGTGTCTCGTTGTGAAAGTGGGCTCC
Above is a window of Mycolicibacterium baixiangningiae DNA encoding:
- a CDS encoding nuclear transport factor 2 family protein gives rise to the protein MTQTPERSSADVGVDVDVDVSTMTSDELIAHNLKVVGAHFHNETPETVDKAIALYGPNIVWEAPFRGMVYSDPAEIKEAYMAIFRTVHYNKTTTLRRYATETFVFDDQIADLTVVGDEMPNLGFTKGDRISMRLVHLFEMEAGKIVREIAYEMSREYKSPRDNDFIPDDAIVEEFPDGPHYGRW
- a CDS encoding ABC transporter permease, whose translation is MLAIAHSELIQIFRNRAVLVTSLIMPTAATAFFIYLRGLFEKIGSLGYIAAVIVFTIGAFSLYTATVTTLAAHRQSLFLKRLRSTAAGDASILCGLLLPISVIALVQVGLILSVFAAISVAPADIALLAVAVVSTLIMMLALGAATAGVTNSPEHAQVTSLPLSLGVIAVASWVGVTGTESLTWVKRLLPGGSATELVVNAWNGGADLSDALLLLGPIVGWVAVAIALASRLFRWEPRR
- a CDS encoding LLM class flavin-dependent oxidoreductase, which encodes MTDYGHDLWFGSFITPAAHPPEAPVELAVTSEGAGLDLVSFQDHPYQPAFQDTWTLMTYAAARTERIRLSGNVMCLPLRPPAVLARATASLDRLSRGRVELGLGAGAFWDAIVAMGGRRLEPAQSVRALEEAIRVIRGLWDTDESAPLKIEGEFHRLTGAKRGPAPAHRIPIHIGALKPRMLRLTGRVADGWLPSLGYLPDGPKSLGPMNDQIDEAAAGAGREPTAIIRALNISGRFTDGGNGGGLFEGTSATWAEQIADLALQFGVSGFILTSDEPVDLNRFGQEVAPQARALVESERTL